AATTCAAGCCAGCTTTCCTCAGCCCAAACGCATGAAATTTGTTGTTGACCAACACACATTAACTGTAGATGTACAGTCTATCCAAATTGAAATTGAAGGAGCCCATGTTGGGCAGGTTACTCTAAATCAAACTCTAGTATTACAAGGACTCGATAATCCAAATCTAAAACCTGCTTTCCTAGAATTAATGGATGTATTGCATAATAAAAATGCCAAATAGATAGTTGCATTAATGCAACTTTTCTTTTTGTACATACTGCATCTAATCAAGTTTATTTACTGCGGAAACAGCTGAAGGAGAAATCATGGGCATTAGGCATCGTGAATTGCCATTTGGCCATACCGTTCACAGCGCAATCTTACACCACTCTTACCCGCTGAATGTCTCAGCTTTTTAGATCACTCAAAGAAAATATCATGTACCTGATGCGCCTTTCCCTTTCTCTGGCGGCGCCGTAGGTTTTTAAGCTATGACTTAAAAAGATAACATTGAAATGCTTCCGAAAAACGCTAAAGATACTTGAATATTCCCCTCTGGCGTTTTGTGTGGTATGATGGAATTGTTATTTACGACCATGCCAAAGAAGAATATTAGATTACAGCCTGTGGAATTGACTATGATCATCGACTTGGAACGAAATGATATCGATCGTATTTGAAAAATTTTGGGACAGTTGAGTACCTGATTTAATCAGGCTGGAAAAATACCCGACGGTCTGGCCTCTGGTATCAACCTTACCGGGCAGCTGCAGCCGGGACTTAAGCCCAGTAATATAAGATCAGAGCAATGGAGATCATAAAGCTAAAGCTTTATTTCGAGTTTTGGAAGGACAATTACATGAATTCCAGTGATACAATACTATCTTCGGACCGTCTGGCTTTATTTGGTTATGGGATTTTTGAAACTCTCTTAATCACTGAGGCTGGCCCCTTGTTTGCCGACCTACATTGGCAAAGGATGAATCATGGAGCCCAAATACTCGGCCTGAAACCGCCCAATAAACAAGAATGGCTGAGGAAGATTCAAGAATTCCTTGATCTTAACCACGCGGAAACTCATCCTTATGCCCTCCGTATTACTTTAAGCGGCGGAAATCCTAAGGAAAATCAACCTTCCCTGCTCTTATTCCATAAGCGATTTATTCCTTACACGATAGTCCAACATTGCCAAGGAATCCAATTACACCTTTTATCTCGCCCTCGCAATGAACAGTCTCTCATCTGCTCAATCAAATCAACAAACTATCTTGAAAATATTTTAGCCAAGGAAGAAGCTAACCATTATGGCTGTGAAGAGGGAGTCTGGCTTAATACTCAAGGATATATGGTCGAAGGCACCATGAGTAATCTCTTCTTTGTTAAAGAAAAGAGTCTTTTTACACCTTCCCTTTCGTCAGGGTGCTTGCCTGGTACACGTCGTCAAGTGATTCTGCAATTGGCCCATACTCAAAAAATACCAACTTATGAAGGCTTATACACACTGAATGACTTGTTGTCATCTGAAGAAATATTTATGACTAACTCTTTAATGGGCATTATGCCCGTTCGCAAAATTGATGATATTTCTTTCCCGGTTTCTCCTTCAGGCAGTCAAGATTCAGTAATGAGATGTCTGGAATTGGAATATAATCATTTTATAATCTCTGAGAATACTATGTTCTAGACACAAAGAGGTGCCTAGGGTTCAAATCAAACCCGGCACCTCTTTTAGTACTGCTCTGAAAAATTAAACAACCCGAAAGCATCCGAAGAACCCGTGGACCTGCAAGCAGGGCAGCTTCCTCCACAGGAGCGAACCCATTGCATGGAGAGGCGGTACAGACCACAAGCGGCTGTG
This Desulfosporosinus orientis DSM 765 DNA region includes the following protein-coding sequences:
- a CDS encoding aminotransferase class IV, producing MNSSDTILSSDRLALFGYGIFETLLITEAGPLFADLHWQRMNHGAQILGLKPPNKQEWLRKIQEFLDLNHAETHPYALRITLSGGNPKENQPSLLLFHKRFIPYTIVQHCQGIQLHLLSRPRNEQSLICSIKSTNYLENILAKEEANHYGCEEGVWLNTQGYMVEGTMSNLFFVKEKSLFTPSLSSGCLPGTRRQVILQLAHTQKIPTYEGLYTLNDLLSSEEIFMTNSLMGIMPVRKIDDISFPVSPSGSQDSVMRCLELEYNHFIISENTMF